GAGTGATATTGGATTttagacaaaagaaaaatacaagttCACGAAACATTACTCTCGCTAGTTGGAAAACTTGAAACAAATTATTGAAAACAGATAACCTTGGTAAATCCCATATATTATCAGTGCTTCACAAGTAACTGTAAAATGGTATCTAATAAGGGCCAAAAAAGGGAATTAATGTAACCAAAGAAATAGATACATAAACACACAACGAGACATAAACATGAAAACATGGCAGTCAAAAACTACAACTACATACAATATTTCAGGAACAATTTTGGGCGATGTTAGATTCGAGGGATTAAAAGCATGTCATAACATACTGACATGAGTTAATCTACGTCAAACTCAAAGCCTGTATTAGTTGGATGTCAACACTTCAATCACGAAGTGCTTTTAATACTTAAAAATAGACCACATCAAATTCTCCAATTCGCTTGGGCTGATGCCTACATTCAACATGATTCCCAGAATAAGACCAATTTTACCAATGAGAAGTTTGCTTTCAACTTGCTATGACATACATAAAATTTCTTCGGTTCCCGCCCATGCAGAAGAATACTACAGATCAGAGGTCATTCAAGGGACTCCACCCAATACAAAGGACCATAATCCATAATATGAAATCGTGACTGGCAGCATGAGCACCGTCTTGGATGAATTTGCATCCATAGATACCCAGTTCAATTGGAAGCAGTGGTAATCACCTTTACCAGCATACACAGCCGCGTTATTATTAGTTTAGAGCCTATAAACCATGGTTTCTTAAATTTGAGAACCATTCTTTTCAATGGTCAATAGCTAAATGGTTGCTTAAGCTTCAAATCCTGAGAATACTATATCACATAGCAGTCAATACTTCAAGCAATATCTTCAATAACTGCTTATCGATGATTCATATAGCAAACCTTACCATACTACAATAGCAAAATTGTTTACCTACCGGTTATGGATAAGAAGTTTTATAAAGCATTtcataatattcttttaacaaCGCaccagtaaaaaaaaaaaaaaaaaaaaaaaaaaaaaaaaaaaaaaaaaaaaaaatgcagctTGTGCAAATGTAGATGGTCTACACGAACGAAAAAGCAAGTGAACATGATCCCCAAGATAGTCATAAGAATTATAACCAATCGTACAGGATAAGTGATTTGAACCGAATTATGCACTTTTAACCTTGAACCGAGGTAGAGAAATTACGTACTGAGATAAGGTGCTTGCCTCCCTCAGAAGTTGCTTTATTGATTTGCGCAACTCCATTTCCACCTGATTGTTGGAACCTCGCTGAACATTACATGCATGATTGAAACACGATTGTGTCAAAACAAGCACGTTGACAAGATTGGACGGACAACAACTATAACAATGCAAATTCTTAGAtattaagaatgaaaacatCAATAGATCTCCAGATTGAATCCATCACGTCGTTAAACTAATCATCAAATCGCCACGTCTCCAATCCAATGTTGTGAACTTAATGAAGCTCAGTTGGCTATATTGCATTCTGAAGTTTGTCAACGAAAAACTGAAACGCACTACAGTCCGAAATTTGAGGTACaactcaaaattaaactattaatGACAAGTTTAAGGTTGAAacgtaagaagaagaacagattACACAAACATGAAAAAGATTCGGacggaaaaaagaaaatcaaggaAAAGACGAACCTTCTTTAGGTGATCCAGCCATCCGGCGAGAAACTGAAAAGCAATGACGATCAAAAAAATGGACGGAGCCACAATCGAGTTTCGATGCTCTACGATTTCTTCCGCTTCCATTTCCGAAGGATCTCTTTGGCGCCACCGTAAATTAACGAATCCAAAAATCTTGCGACGACGAAGGTTATTCAGAAAGAAGTTGGGCCAGGCATTGGGCTCCGTAATAAAGAAATGGGCTTCAAATCCAAGGCCCAGCCCAAGTTGTTGAGATACAAAACGCAGCGTTTTaatggaagaaataaaatatcttaacAAGAACTGAAGttacaaaaataccctcaACTAGTGAGATCAATGATGACCTCAAGACGCGTTAATCGTTTTATCACGTTTATTCTGATAAGTTGTAAACTAGGGGAGGGACGATATGGAACGAGGGAGGGGCAAATCGGTCATTTCATAGCAAAACAACGGGCTTTAACTCACGTGCCGGATCTGCTTAGATGGAACAATTCACAGCGAAGAAATTGCAAACAACACACAGAGGAAACACAAAAGAGCGGAAAGCTAAAGGGAAGAGGCAAAGAGGAGCCAATGAGAAACGAGGACGCGGATCGATGACGTGGCAAAAGATTTTTGAAATCCCGCCTAAACCCAGACTTCAATTGATCTCGcgatttctctcttttctctctctagcgAAACCGACTCCCCCCCTTCATATCCCTCTCGCTCTTGCTCTTCAAAGCCTTTCCACATAACAGTGAAGCCAAATCCCTAACGCCAAACACGAACCAAGCAAACCTACATCTCCTTATCTTCCTCCCAAACCCTAGAGTTTTACAGGTAAACTCCTAATTTCTCCGCCGCTTGCAAGCTTCTTCTTCGTCCGTCTCTCCTCCGGTTTTTTAACCTATTTTTCGCTTGTTTTTCTGCAGGATTCGTCATGAAGGGCGGTAAATCCAAGGCGGCTCCTAAAAAGGCCGATTCTAAGTGAGTTCATTGTTAACTttagcctttttttttattttttttttatttttatttttataatctgttttttgttttgcttgtGTGTTTTGGAGCAGGCGGTTTGCTTTTATGTTTCCGtaattttaatctttggtTCTGCTTTCGGTTGATTTATATGtgttttgttaataaaattttgttaggTTGAAGACCAAAAGTGCTGGAGCTAGTAAGAAATCGGCGAAGGCTGCGAAGGATCCTAACAAGCCGAAGAGGCCTGCTAGTGCTTTTTTCGTTTTCatgtatttctctctctctagtttactgattttgtatatatattttgagatCCGTGTTTTTAACGTCTAGTAGAGGTCACTTTTTTGCCGAATTTTTACTAGTTCGATTTTGttgttcataaaaataaagggAGGAGTTTAGGAAGCAGTACAAAAAGGAGCATCCTAACAACAAATCTGTGGCCGCTGTAAGTGATTTTAGATCTGCgtccttttttatttcatttcttttaggGAATTCATAGATTTTGAAACGCGTTCTCGTTTGGGCAAATGAACAGGTTGGGAAGGCTGGCGGTGATAAATGGAGGTCATTGTCAGACGCCGTAAGTTATTGGAAATCGATATTGTTACTCCCTTTGTTCTGTGATAATTGCATCAAATTACATGTTCCTGATGCGTTCCCGTTTGATTTTTTCAGGAGAAAGCGCCTTACGTAAGCAAGGCGGAGAAGAAAAAGACTGAGTACAACAAGACGATGCAGGCCTATAACAAGAAACTTGTAAACTCTCTTACCCCAACTTTTTGTCCAGAGTACTTGCTTTCTCTTGTTTAT
This portion of the Cucurbita pepo subsp. pepo cultivar mu-cu-16 chromosome LG08, ASM280686v2, whole genome shotgun sequence genome encodes:
- the LOC111800405 gene encoding HMG1/2-like protein, translated to MKGGKSKAAPKKADSKLKTKSAGASKKSAKAAKDPNKPKRPASAFFVFMEEFRKQYKKEHPNNKSVAAVGKAGGDKWRSLSDAEKAPYVSKAEKKKTEYNKTMQAYNKKLAEGSNGAEEEESDKSKSEVNDNEEDDDESGEEDDDE